A part of Chloroflexota bacterium genomic DNA contains:
- a CDS encoding zinc ribbon domain-containing protein codes for MKIYKRLLFLIVILALIAETGLSGQAVASQQIVFDSAQVGLWPERTGQSVFVSLDLKLSSNVSLPQDLTIQIPATAVIDTLRSVDDRGSVQQIYWEETLGEIWKDVKFTAPLSNILIEYTDPTLVIFDQLRTYNYMWLSSYQVNNLVFSVRRPYGAGDLVTHPEADVAEGCCTYTLNAGVVRAGIDYNVTFHYVKDLQNTEFEALGVSPVTPVDENTEGRTFMPSTVVVWLLAVALLLLLLVGFYYWWYQRHYINEDWIGSDRQLMRRSEQKAIFCHECGSRSQPGDAYCRNCGTELRHKE; via the coding sequence GTGAAAATATATAAACGCCTCCTATTCCTGATTGTAATACTTGCCCTGATTGCCGAGACTGGCCTATCGGGGCAGGCTGTTGCATCCCAGCAGATTGTTTTTGATTCCGCTCAGGTGGGCCTGTGGCCTGAACGAACGGGACAGTCTGTTTTTGTCAGTTTGGATTTGAAGCTTTCCTCAAATGTCTCATTGCCACAGGATCTCACAATCCAGATCCCGGCGACAGCTGTGATTGACACACTACGGAGTGTGGATGACCGCGGCTCAGTGCAGCAAATTTATTGGGAAGAAACTTTGGGCGAAATTTGGAAGGATGTTAAGTTTACAGCGCCTTTATCCAACATTCTGATTGAATACACTGATCCCACGCTGGTGATTTTCGATCAGCTCAGGACCTACAACTATATGTGGCTTTCCAGCTACCAGGTTAATAACCTGGTCTTCTCCGTCCGCCGACCCTATGGCGCCGGTGATCTTGTCACGCACCCTGAGGCGGATGTGGCGGAAGGTTGTTGCACATACACCCTTAATGCCGGTGTGGTAAGGGCTGGGATTGACTATAATGTCACGTTCCATTATGTCAAGGACCTGCAAAATACGGAGTTTGAGGCCTTGGGTGTTTCCCCGGTGACGCCAGTGGATGAGAATACCGAGGGCCGTACATTTATGCCCTCAACCGTTGTGGTTTGGTTGTTGGCAGTGGCTCTCTTATTGCTTCTCTTGGTTGGTTTTTACTACTGGTGGTATCAGCGCCATTATATTAATGAGGATTGGATCGGCAGCGACCGTCAGTTAATGCGGCGTTCGGAGCAAAAAGCGATCTTTTGCCATGAATGCGGTAGTCGCTCCCAGCCGGGCGATGCCTATTGCCGTAATTGCGGCACGGAGCTAAGACACAAAGAGTGA
- a CDS encoding metallophosphoesterase — MKRLLIGTASLLLILLASCAPAAPTSSPTPSPTTTATANPTLTPTETSTQTLTPTPIPSFSFSVTTDMSEVSGREYIDYPNFFAGLLGHLKDVGPGDFMVSTGDVIPAADTRWTIDQVLGEDFLWYPIPGNHDFGASDYAFLRDYNYDPNGPAEPNIVNHGPDSCPHTTYSFDYQNAHFVMLNVYCTADSPWGIDGSITDTLYDWLKADLEATNQELIFVFGHEPAFPQPDEQTGLTSHVYESLDEYRQARDRFWQLLQDEGVAAYFCGHTHNYSAIQMNGVWQIEAGQAMGTRAAPSPGTFLIVNVQGETVTINTYRGEEAPGFGYLLTDSFQIAP, encoded by the coding sequence ATGAAACGACTGCTTATTGGTACCGCCTCCCTTCTGCTGATCCTCCTGGCAAGCTGCGCGCCTGCTGCCCCAACGAGCTCACCCACGCCTTCACCCACCACAACAGCCACTGCCAATCCAACGCTCACCCCCACCGAAACTTCCACGCAAACACTGACGCCCACCCCCATCCCCTCGTTCAGCTTCTCAGTCACCACCGATATGTCGGAGGTCTCGGGGCGGGAATACATCGACTATCCTAATTTTTTCGCCGGCTTGCTGGGGCACCTTAAGGATGTCGGGCCGGGAGATTTCATGGTCAGCACCGGGGATGTGATCCCCGCAGCTGATACCCGCTGGACGATTGATCAGGTCCTCGGCGAGGATTTCCTCTGGTACCCGATCCCAGGCAATCACGATTTCGGTGCCAGCGACTACGCCTTCCTGCGGGATTATAATTACGACCCGAACGGCCCTGCTGAACCGAATATTGTGAACCATGGACCGGACTCCTGCCCCCACACGACTTATTCCTTCGACTATCAAAATGCCCACTTTGTGATGCTGAACGTCTATTGCACCGCCGATTCCCCCTGGGGTATTGATGGCAGCATCACCGACACCCTCTATGACTGGCTGAAGGCTGATCTGGAAGCCACCAATCAGGAACTGATCTTTGTCTTTGGGCATGAACCCGCCTTCCCCCAACCCGATGAGCAGACCGGGCTGACCAGCCATGTCTATGAAAGCCTGGACGAATACCGCCAGGCCAGAGACCGGTTTTGGCAGTTACTACAGGATGAGGGTGTGGCGGCCTATTTTTGCGGGCACACCCATAATTACAGCGCGATTCAGATGAACGGAGTCTGGCAAATTGAGGCCGGTCAGGCTATGGGCACGCGCGCTGCACCCTCCCCTGGCACTTTTCTGATCGTCAACGTGCAGGGAGAAACGGTCACCATCAATACCTATCGTGGTGAAGAAGCGCCCGGGTTTGGTTATTTATTGACGGATTCCTTCCAAATCGCCCCCTGA
- a CDS encoding response regulator SirA: MSEIKSVVKRDGSVVDFTPQRITNAIYRAAVAVGGRDKATAQQLSDEVVRVLEENTPPGEIPTVEQIQDTVEKVLIEQGHARVAKAYILYRAERAQLREQRADRRSKPSSNIPWSKLWRVLDWAVDHNVQSVEHLNERIRKGEVSQIVAESEAFYNEDVENAANLAAQRKEDLRMVIIAGPSSSGKTTTTIKMGERLARYNMRLVTLNVDNYFFDLEMHPKDEFGDYDFETPQALDLELINQHLNRMFDGEEVLIPFYDFKTGTRHLDQTPMKLEPNDVILIDSLHGLYPDMTKDIAPERIFRLYIEPLLQLKDPDGHYVRWTDIRLIRRMLRDQAHRAYDPTKTLLHWHYVRSSELRNIIPYVNTTDYIVNSGMPYEMPMYKAKLFPEFKRWTEEYADDPLRKDAFERASRVYQLMQSLDAIEDDTVVPENSVIREFIGGSIYEY, from the coding sequence ATGTCCGAAATTAAATCGGTCGTCAAGCGGGATGGGTCGGTTGTAGATTTCACCCCCCAAAGGATCACCAATGCCATTTACCGTGCCGCGGTAGCTGTTGGCGGGCGAGATAAAGCCACAGCACAACAGCTCTCCGATGAGGTTGTGCGGGTCTTGGAAGAGAATACCCCTCCCGGTGAGATTCCCACAGTAGAACAAATTCAGGATACGGTTGAAAAGGTCCTGATCGAACAAGGCCATGCCCGGGTGGCCAAGGCCTATATCCTCTACCGGGCGGAGCGGGCCCAGCTGCGTGAACAGCGGGCGGACCGGCGTTCCAAGCCGTCCAGCAACATCCCCTGGTCCAAGCTCTGGCGGGTGTTGGATTGGGCAGTGGATCATAACGTCCAATCGGTGGAGCACCTCAATGAGCGCATCAGAAAGGGTGAAGTCTCCCAGATCGTGGCGGAGTCGGAAGCCTTCTATAACGAAGATGTGGAAAACGCCGCCAACCTGGCCGCCCAGCGGAAGGAAGACCTGCGGATGGTGATCATCGCTGGGCCGTCTTCTTCGGGCAAGACCACCACGACCATCAAGATGGGTGAGCGGCTGGCACGCTATAACATGCGGCTGGTCACGCTGAATGTGGATAATTACTTTTTCGACCTGGAGATGCACCCCAAGGATGAGTTTGGGGATTATGACTTTGAGACGCCCCAGGCGTTGGATTTGGAACTGATCAATCAGCACCTGAACCGCATGTTCGACGGCGAAGAGGTGTTGATCCCCTTCTATGACTTCAAGACCGGCACCCGTCATCTGGACCAGACCCCCATGAAGCTGGAGCCGAATGACGTGATCCTGATCGACAGCCTCCACGGGCTCTATCCCGATATGACCAAGGATATTGCCCCGGAGCGGATCTTCCGGCTCTATATTGAACCCTTATTACAGCTCAAGGACCCGGATGGGCATTATGTCCGCTGGACGGATATCCGTCTGATCCGTCGGATGCTGAGGGATCAGGCCCACCGGGCTTATGACCCAACCAAGACCCTGCTGCACTGGCACTATGTTCGCTCCAGTGAGCTGCGCAACATCATCCCCTACGTGAACACCACGGATTACATCGTCAACAGCGGCATGCCCTATGAAATGCCGATGTATAAGGCGAAGCTGTTCCCGGAGTTCAAGCGCTGGACCGAAGAATACGCGGATGACCCGCTGCGCAAGGATGCCTTTGAACGAGCCAGCCGGGTCTATCAGCTGATGCAGTCCCTGGACGCCATCGAGGATGATACGGTCGTGCCGGAAAACTCTGTGATCCGCGAGTTCATCGGCGGGAGCATTTACGAGTATTGA
- a CDS encoding ATP-dependent helicase, whose translation MMDNFFIDQAEKRAEYLQLILDSDSRKKIIVAGPGTGKTYTFKQVFLNTGSTNNLALTFIRKLVNDMDDDFGDLAEVKTFHAFCKKLLHEKEGGFELFPFLEQLIEEDSDLLGFSYSNFSNHFQLLNEDSQQISFYITRGNYYNAVSFNDSVYRVLKISETDPDFIPKYDQIVIDEFQDFNPLEVSFINLLEKNNKVLITGDDDQAVYALRNSSSEHIRDKYYSGDYDKFELPFCSRCPKVVVDATSSFIKSVIDCGGLQSRINRKFYPYLEGNESVNSRYPKIVTAEISTISVMGNFIKAAIEKIPDDEIQEANEEGNPCVLIVGKRQYLNPIYKKLSKNFSNLIYSPSEEINYTLLDAYKVIIRKPESNIGWRIIASIMLDQDELESVIERSRDFTPMINLLPADIVNLNVSILELLKSESLDLDILNDKIEGINEDFNPIINYFYPPEAEDELEDESAPDNSEPLIMFTSFEGCKGLSASHVFIVGLNKGIVPKVNEVEGVSDIEYSKFIVAMTRTRKLLYLLSNRYDYNPRKGRNYVSPFINLIPNVLKTPIEYIKSSKIMDFLNHINENLS comes from the coding sequence ATGATGGATAATTTCTTTATAGATCAAGCAGAAAAAAGAGCTGAATATCTACAGTTAATCCTTGACTCTGATTCGCGAAAGAAGATTATTGTCGCTGGTCCGGGAACAGGGAAGACTTATACTTTTAAACAAGTCTTTTTGAATACAGGCTCGACGAATAATCTTGCATTGACTTTCATCCGAAAATTAGTAAATGATATGGATGATGATTTTGGAGATCTCGCAGAAGTAAAAACATTCCACGCTTTTTGTAAAAAATTGCTTCATGAAAAGGAAGGTGGATTTGAGCTTTTTCCATTTCTTGAGCAACTAATTGAAGAAGACTCGGATTTATTGGGATTTTCCTACTCTAATTTTTCAAATCATTTTCAATTGCTCAACGAAGATTCTCAACAAATATCCTTTTATATTACTCGTGGAAACTATTATAATGCGGTTAGTTTCAATGATTCCGTCTATCGAGTGTTAAAGATCTCAGAAACAGATCCGGATTTTATTCCAAAATATGATCAGATAGTTATTGATGAGTTTCAGGATTTTAATCCCTTAGAGGTTTCTTTTATTAATTTACTGGAAAAGAACAATAAGGTGTTGATAACTGGCGATGATGATCAAGCCGTATATGCGCTAAGGAATTCTTCTTCTGAACATATAAGAGATAAATATTATTCGGGTGATTATGACAAATTTGAGTTACCTTTCTGTAGTCGATGCCCAAAAGTTGTAGTTGATGCTACATCAAGTTTCATTAAATCAGTCATTGATTGCGGCGGTCTTCAATCACGAATTAATCGGAAATTTTATCCTTATCTTGAAGGTAATGAGTCTGTAAATTCGCGATATCCAAAAATTGTTACTGCTGAAATATCTACTATTTCTGTTATGGGAAATTTTATTAAAGCTGCAATTGAAAAAATCCCAGATGATGAGATACAAGAAGCTAATGAAGAAGGCAATCCTTGTGTATTAATCGTCGGCAAGCGACAATATCTAAATCCAATTTACAAAAAACTATCGAAAAACTTTTCAAATTTAATTTATTCTCCTTCGGAAGAAATTAATTACACGCTCTTAGATGCTTACAAGGTAATAATCAGGAAACCCGAATCAAATATTGGTTGGAGAATTATTGCATCAATAATGCTTGATCAAGATGAGTTGGAAAGTGTTATAGAGAGAAGTAGAGATTTTACACCGATGATTAACCTTCTTCCAGCTGACATCGTAAATTTAAATGTATCAATTCTTGAATTACTAAAAAGTGAATCACTAGATCTGGACATATTAAACGATAAGATTGAAGGTATTAATGAAGATTTTAATCCCATTATTAACTACTTTTATCCACCAGAAGCAGAAGACGAATTAGAGGATGAATCGGCCCCTGATAATTCGGAACCATTGATAATGTTTACTTCCTTTGAGGGATGTAAGGGCCTGTCGGCTTCCCATGTTTTTATTGTCGGTCTAAATAAGGGTATTGTTCCAAAAGTTAATGAAGTAGAGGGTGTCTCTGATATTGAATATTCAAAATTTATTGTTGCAATGACAAGGACGAGAAAATTATTATATCTTCTTTCCAATAGGTATGATTATAATCCAAGAAAAGGTCGAAATTATGTATCTCCTTTCATTAATTTAATTCCTAATGTTCTTAAAACCCCAATCGAGTATATAAAATCTTCAAAAATAATGGATTTTCTAAACCACATAAATGAAAATTTATCCTAA
- a CDS encoding cupin domain-containing protein, protein MAKIEEVFDLNLNSDKKVDKVIQDDNLDYIHMRFAKDEGLPIHISNSNVYMTVLKGTLSIGLDDQEVLTYASGSLLKIPFKTRMDVRNLNEELLELIVVKAPAPSTFKQK, encoded by the coding sequence ATGGCGAAAATTGAAGAAGTATTCGATCTAAATCTAAACAGCGATAAAAAGGTCGACAAGGTTATTCAAGACGATAATCTGGATTATATTCATATGCGTTTTGCTAAGGACGAAGGTTTGCCAATCCATATTTCAAACTCGAATGTCTATATGACCGTTCTCAAAGGGACCCTTTCAATCGGATTGGATGACCAGGAGGTCCTTACCTATGCCTCCGGAAGTCTGCTAAAAATCCCCTTCAAAACCCGGATGGACGTCAGGAATCTCAATGAAGAGCTGTTGGAGTTAATCGTAGTGAAAGCCCCTGCTCCCAGCACCTTCAAACAAAAATGA
- the hcp gene encoding hydroxylamine reductase: MFCYQCQETFNNKGCVTRGMCGKTAEVANLQDLLVYLLKGISFWGTRGRSMDVIHEETNLFVAEGLFATITNANFDEQRMASLIREAVERRESLRKNAQQRCHELHNKPCTGTGPDWASWTPTDFTVEVLSEKASQVGVMGDAGVNEDVRSLRELITYGLKGIAAYVDHAYVLGAKDPEVLHFIQEMLEATTNNGLTVAELTGLVLKTGEMGLRTMELLDRANTGAYGHPEPTQVYLGVKPGPGILVSGHDLLDLEELLQQSEGTGVNVYTHGEMLPAHAYPHFKKYEHFVGNYGGSWWQQREEFDKFGGPILMTTNCIVRPKTEYTERFFTTGMAGYPGCTHIPDRKPGDQKDFSEIIALAKTCPEPEPLEDQTITTGFAHQTVLANAETIIDAIQKGAIKRFVVMGGCDGRQKSRQYFTDVAEALPENTVILTAGCAKYRYNKLNLGNIGGIPRVLDAGQCNDSYSLIKTAQALAGALNVDDVNDLPISYDIAWYEQKAVIVLLALLHLGIRKIRLGPTLPAFLSPNVGSVLVKQFDLKPIDSVENDVPAMMAGN; this comes from the coding sequence ATGTTCTGCTATCAATGTCAAGAAACCTTTAATAACAAAGGCTGCGTCACCCGGGGAATGTGTGGAAAGACCGCTGAAGTTGCCAATCTTCAGGATTTGTTGGTCTATCTCTTGAAAGGTATTTCTTTTTGGGGAACACGCGGTCGGTCTATGGACGTGATCCATGAAGAGACCAACCTATTTGTTGCAGAAGGTTTATTCGCCACGATAACCAATGCCAATTTTGATGAGCAGCGGATGGCGTCTTTGATCCGCGAAGCCGTAGAGCGGCGCGAGTCCCTTCGAAAAAATGCCCAACAACGGTGCCATGAACTGCATAACAAGCCATGCACTGGCACTGGCCCCGATTGGGCTTCCTGGACACCTACCGATTTTACTGTAGAGGTTTTATCGGAAAAAGCATCGCAGGTGGGTGTTATGGGTGATGCGGGCGTCAATGAGGATGTTCGGTCATTGCGCGAATTGATCACCTATGGACTGAAAGGGATTGCGGCGTACGTAGATCATGCTTATGTATTGGGAGCCAAAGATCCTGAGGTACTCCATTTCATCCAGGAAATGCTTGAAGCGACAACAAATAATGGTCTGACTGTTGCTGAACTAACCGGACTGGTCCTTAAAACAGGCGAAATGGGCCTGCGGACAATGGAGCTGTTGGATAGAGCCAATACCGGCGCTTATGGTCATCCGGAGCCCACCCAAGTCTACCTAGGTGTGAAACCCGGCCCCGGTATTCTGGTGAGCGGCCATGATCTGTTGGATCTGGAAGAATTACTTCAACAGAGCGAGGGAACGGGCGTAAATGTTTATACGCATGGCGAAATGCTTCCGGCACATGCATACCCCCATTTTAAAAAATATGAGCATTTTGTTGGCAATTATGGCGGTTCCTGGTGGCAGCAACGTGAGGAATTTGATAAATTTGGCGGTCCAATATTGATGACCACAAATTGCATTGTGCGTCCTAAAACTGAATATACTGAGCGCTTCTTTACCACAGGCATGGCAGGCTATCCCGGTTGTACCCATATTCCAGATCGAAAGCCTGGTGATCAAAAGGATTTTTCTGAAATTATTGCCCTGGCAAAAACCTGCCCTGAACCAGAGCCTTTGGAAGATCAAACCATCACCACTGGCTTTGCTCATCAGACGGTATTGGCAAATGCAGAAACCATTATTGACGCTATCCAAAAAGGCGCTATCAAACGTTTTGTGGTGATGGGTGGTTGTGATGGACGCCAAAAATCACGCCAATATTTCACCGACGTTGCAGAAGCGCTGCCAGAAAATACAGTGATCCTCACAGCTGGTTGTGCCAAATATCGCTACAACAAACTGAACTTGGGGAATATTGGTGGCATTCCAAGAGTACTGGATGCTGGTCAATGCAATGATTCCTATTCGTTAATCAAGACCGCCCAAGCCCTGGCTGGCGCTCTTAACGTGGATGATGTGAATGACCTCCCGATTTCCTATGATATTGCCTGGTATGAGCAGAAAGCTGTGATTGTGCTCCTTGCTCTGCTGCACTTAGGGATTCGCAAGATCAGGCTTGGCCCTACACTGCCGGCATTCCTCTCACCCAATGTTGGATCAGTTCTTGTCAAGCAGTTTGATCTTAAACCAATCGACAGCGTAGAAAACGATGTTCCCGCAATGATGGCTGGGAATTAA